In Parafrankia discariae, the sequence ACGCCGAGCGGGCGGGCCGCGTTCACCGTGAACACCTGCGAGCTCCGGCCGACACCCCCCGGCCACCTGCTCCTGCAGACGATCCGCTCCCATGATCAGTACAACACCACCGTCTACGGCCTGGACGACCGTTACCGCGGGGTCCGCCACGGCCGCCGGGTCGTCCTCGTCAGCCCGGACGACCTGGCCGAGCTCGGCATCGCCGACGGGACCCGGGTCGACCTGGTCGGAGTCTGGACCGACGGTGTTCAGCGCCGCGCCCCCGACTTCCGGGTGGTCTCCTACCCCACCGCCCGCGGCTGCGCCGCCGCCTACTTCCCGGAGACCAACGTCCTGGTGCCGCTCGACAGCACCGCGAAGCGCAGCAACACCCCGACGTCGAAGTCCATCCTGATCCGGCTGGACGTCAGCCCGGCACCATGAGACGGCCCGGCACCATGAGACGGCCGCCGGCCCGACAACCTGCGGCGTCCGGCGTGGATCCCACCGAGGTGGCGGCGGCGGGAGCCGGCGGCACGCCCCGGGCCTGCGGCGATACCGCCACCGCCACCCAGCCCGGCGCGGACGCGGCCGATGACGCCGACCGTCGGCGAGGATGGGGAAACCGGTCGACGGGTTCGTCCCCGGGGGTCGACGCGGGTCGCGTCGACCTGACCTCCTGAGCCGACCGAGCCGAGGTGACGCGGGTGGTGACCGGCGGCCGACCGGACCCGTGCCGGGGGACCCGCCCCGGGTTCCCCGTGGGGCGCGCCGCGGGCGACTGGCAGCCGGCCGGGTGGAACGTCCCGCGCCGTGACCCGTTCTTCGTGGGCCGCGGCGCGCTGCTCCGGCGCCTCCACCGCGAGCTGCACCCGCGGGGAGCCGGCCGGGCCGCCGGCCCGGGGCGTGACGCCGACCGGGGACGTGCCGTCGGGCTGGTGTCCGCGCGCGGCGCGGCCGGGATGGGCGTGTCGCGGCTCGCCGTCGAGTACGCGCACCGGCACGCCGGCGACTACGGCCTGGTGTGGTGGGTGGCCGCGGACACACCCGAACGCGCCGAGTCGTGCCTGGCCGAGCTGGCCGCCGTCGTCGCCCCGCCGGCGGCCGGCCCCCGGGCCGCCGTGCTGCGCCGCCTGTGGGCCGAGCTCGGCCAGCGCTCGGACTGGCTGCTGATCTACGACGGTGTCGGTGATCCCCGCGCCCTGGCCGTCGTCGCCCCGCCGGACAGCGGCCGGCTGCTCGTGACAAGCCGCGGGCCGGCGGTGGCCACGCTCACGCCGGTGCTGATCGAGGTCGGCGACCTCAGCCGGGACGAGTCGGTCCTGCTGCTGCGCCAGCACCATCGCGGGATCAGCCCGCCGGCCGCCGCGGCGCTCGCGGGGGCGCTGGCGGACGTCCCCTGCGCGGTCGCGCTGGCCGGTCGGCACCTGGCGGTGACCGGTCAGCCGGTCGCGGACTACCTGGCCCTGCTCGGTCGGGCGGCCGTTACCGATCCGAGGGCCGTTACCGACCCGGTGGCCGCGGCCGTGGCGGCGAGCCGTACCCGACTGGACGGGGTCGACCCGGGCCCGGCCGCCCTCCTCGACCAGCTGGCGTTCCTCGCCGCGGAGCCCCTGGCCCTCACCCGGGCGCCGGCCGGCACCGCCGCCGCGGCGGGCCGGCTCGACCGCCTCGGGCTGGCCGACTGGGACGGGGCGACGATCCGGGTGCCCGGGCACATCCAGGCGCTGGTGCGCGCCCGGCTGGCCGGCGGGCGGCGGGCGGCGGCCCTGCTCGGCGCCCAACAACTGCTGGTCCGTGCGGACCGCGCCGGCCGCGATCCCGTGGACCCGGCCTCCTGGCCGGCGCTCGCCCCGCTCGCCTCACACGTCCGCGCGCTCACCACGCGCGGCGCCGAGGAACGGAACGCCGAGGAAGAGAACGCCGAGGAGTGCCCGGAGTTCCGCCGGCTGGTGCTGCGCACCGCCCGTTACCTGGCCGCCTCCGCCCGGTACGAGGCGGGTGAGCACCTCGCGCACCGGGCCCGGCTCCGCTGGTGCCGCCAGCTGGGCCCGGACCACCCGGACACGCTCGCCGCCGCCGACCTCGAGGCCGCGATCCGCGCGGACGGGTTCGCCGATTACGACACCGCGCGGGCGCTGCTGGGCGACGTCCACGCCCGCCGGGCCCGGGTGCTCGGCGGGCAGCACCGCGACACCCTCCACTCGGCGTGGAACCTGGCTCGCGCGGCCGCGGACAGCGGCGACCACGACGAGTCCGCCCGCCTGCTGCGGGACACCCTCGACCGGCAGCGGGCGGTGTTCGGCCCGGACGACCGCGACACCCTGCGCTCGGCGCACAGCCTCGGCCATGCCCTGACCCGGCTGGGGGAGTACGGGGCGGCCCACGACCTGCTGGCGGAGACCCTCGCCCGCCGTGGCCGGACGTCCGGCGCCGCCCACCCGGACACCGTGTGGACCGCCGCAGTGCTCGGTGTCGCGCTGCGTGGCCTCGGCCGCGGCGCGCACGCCCGCGACCTGCACGCCCGCGCGCTGGCCGGCGCCCGGGCGCGGCTCGGCGACGAACATCCACTGACCCTGTTCGCGGCGCTGCACCTGGCGCTCGACCTGGCCGCCCTCGGCGCCGCCGACGCCGGCCGGGACCTGTTCACCGAGCTCATCGGCTGGGACGTCGTCGGATGGCGCGACGACCCTCCGGCGGGCCCGCGCGCCTGGATCACCCGTTGGGCTCAGAGCCATCGCGAGGACATCCGCGGCCTGTGGTCCACACAAGACAGTCAACGATGCTGACATGCCCTGATCCCGTTTGTGATCTTTAAGGTGTGTTGACCGGATCGCGCAGGCGCATGTGTCGTCCTGGCGGGTCGGTTACCGGGGGATGCTGCCGCAGCCGCTGCTCGACGGACTGTGCCACGCGCAGCGGGTACCGCGGTGGGCCGCGACCGTGCGGCAGGCGACATGGCCGGTGCGGGGCACCCTCGTCGCAACGGTCACCATTCGACGCTGCCACCCATCGCAGCCCGGTATGCCTGGTCGGGAGTCACCGGGTCGAACCTGGGGGTGCGGGAGTTCCGCGGCCGGCGCCGCCTAGCGGATCTTCCACAGCCGTACCGTCTTGTCGTTCGAGGCGGTGGCAAGGGTCCGCCCGTCCGGGGAGAACAGCGCCAGATAGACCTCTGCGGTGTGGCCGGTGAGGGGTTGGCCGAGTGCCTGGGGGTGGGCGGGGTCGGTGATGTTCCACAGCCGCGCGGTCTTGTCGCTGGACGCGGTGGCGAGGGTGCGTCCGTCCGGGGAGAACGCCACCGTCCACACGTCGGCGGTGTGGCCGGTGAGGGGTTGCCCCAGGGCCTCGGGGTGGGCCGGGTCGATGATGTTCCACAGCCGCGCCGTGTCGTCGACGGAGGCGGTGGCCAGCGTGCGTCCGTCGGGGGAGAACGCCACCGAGTTCACGACGTCGAGGTGGCCGGTGAGGGGTTGGCCGAGTGCCTGGGGGTGGGCGGGGTCGGTGATGTTCCACAGCCGCGCGGTGCTGTCGGTCGCGCCGGTGGCGAGGGTGCGCCCGTCGGGGGAGAACGCCACTGAGCAGACCCCGCCGGGGTGGCCAAGGGGTTGGCCGAGTGCCTGGGGGTGGGCGGGGTCGGTGATGTTCCACAGCCGCGCGGTGCTGTCGGTCGCGCCGGTGGCGAGGGTGCGCCCGTCGGGGGAGAACGCCACTGAGTTCACGTCGTCGGTGTGGCCGGTGAGGGGTTGGCCGAGTGCCTGGGGGTGGGCGGGGTCGGTGATGTTCCACAGCCGCGCCGTGTCGTCGAGGGAGGTGGTGGCCAGCGTGCGTCCGTCCGGGGAGATCGCCAGCCAGGTCACCCCGTCGGTGTGGCCGGTGAGGGGTTGGCCGAGTGCCTGGGGGTGGGCGGGGTCGGTGATGTTCCACAGCCGCGCGGTCCTGTCGCCGGAGGCGGTGGCGAGGGTGCGCCCGTCGGAGGAGAACGCCATCGCCCACACTCCGCCGGTGTGGCCGGTGAAGGGTTGGCCGAGGGGCTGGGGGTCAATCGCTGAGGGTTCCGAGCGGGGGCCGGCGGACGGGGTGGTGGACGGTGTCGTGGAGGGGGTGGCGGAGAGCGTGGCCGGGGGGTGGTGCGCGGAGGTGATCACCAGGAGGAGGGTGGTGATGATCGCGAGGGTGAGCGTCGCCGCGCCGGCGGCGAGGAGACGGCGGAGGCCGCGTCGGGGTGCCGGAGGCGAGAGGAGGACGGAGGGTGCGTCGGTGGGCAGGGTTGATTCGGAACCGGCGCCGGACCTGGGCGGGGTGATGGCGGCCGGGGGCGGTAGGTGGAGGGCGCGGCGGCCCGGGTCGGGTAGATGCAGGGGCAGGCCGGTACGGCCAGCCCAGCCGGGGCCGTAGGCATCGGTGACCGCCTGCGCGAGCTCGGCGGCGAACGCGGCGGCGCTCGCCGAGCGGTCGGTGGGGTTCTTCGCCAGGGACCGCAGCACGACCTGCGCGACGGGGTCGGGCACGCCGGCCGGTGGAGGGGGCGGGCTGTTGAGGTGCTGGTGCCACAGGGCCTGGACGGGTTGTTGCGGGTTGAAGGGAGGGTAGCCGGTGAGGAGCTGGTAGAGCACGATGCCGAGCGCGTATAAGTCGGTCGCGGGTCCCAGGTGGCCGGCCATGATCTGTTCGGGGGCCATGTACTGGGGGGTGCCGGCCAGGCCACTCGCGCTCGCCGCGGACCCTTCGAAGATCTTCGCGACGCCGAAGTCGGTGACTTTCACGGTGCCGTCGGCGGCGAAGAGGATGTTGTCGGGTTTGATGTCCCGGTGCAGGATCCCGCGGGTGTGGGCGTGGTCCAGCGCAGCGGCCACCGCGAGAGCGACCGCGCAGCTCTGCTGCGGGTTGAGGGTCGCTCGGCGGTGGGTGAGGGTCCCCCCGGGCAGCAGTTCCATGATGACCAGGCAGAGCCCGTGAACCTCGAGGTAGTCGTAGGCACGGACGATGTGGGGGTGATCCAGCCCGCCGAGGGCGCGGGCCTCACTGTCGAAGGTCACCGCCAGGTCGTCCAGGCCGTTGGCCCGCATCACCTTGATCGCGACCGGGCGTCTCATCCGCCGGTGCTCGCCGGCGAGGACCAGCCCGAACGCCCCGGAACCGAGCTCGGCGCCGAGGGCGTAGCCGGGCAGTGCGGCCGCGACCCGCCCTCGGTCGATGATCATCGTGTGCTGAGGCTGGCCTGCCTCGCCCCGGTTGGTGCCGCCATGATGAGATTTACCCTAGCGCCGCATGGGAACTTGGCTGATCGAACCGGGAAACTCAAGATAGTCAACTTTGTTGACGGCGAGCGGTGATTTTGAAGATCTTGGCGGGGATCTTGGCGGGAATTGTCGAAGAACCGTTCTGCGCTTGATCGCATTTGTTCGTGTGGCGGCCCCTCGCCGCGGGTCTGGCCGGACGCGGGTGCCCTCGGTGAGTGCCGCGCATACGTGGCGCTCGCTACCGGTCGTTTAGTAGTGTTAAACAGGTACCTAATATCGTCCCGGCTGTTCGCTCTCTGTGTCCGGTGCGGCTCCGGCCGGTCGGGAGCGGACGACCGTTGCCCGTCCGCCGTCGGCGGTACCAGCTCCACTCGCGGTACCTGTGACGTCGTGCGGGCCGGAGCGGGGGAGTGATCGGATGACGCAGCCCGACCGTCAGCTGGCGGTGATCGGCGCGTGACCGCCGTGGCGCGGCGCCCCGGAGTGGGCCTGCCACCCGTGGAACAGCTCCGGCCCGGCCTGTGGAGCATCCCGGTGCCGTTGCCGACGTCCGGCCTGAGCCACGTTTTCGTCTACCTGTTCGAGACGGATCATGGCGCCTACGTGATCGACAGCGGCTGGGACACCGACGCCGCCTTCGCCGCGGTCGAGGCGGGCCTGGCCATCGCCGGCTACCAGGTCACGGACCTGCGCGGGATCATGCCGACCCACATGCACCCCGACCACTACGGTCTCGCCGGGCGGCTGCGTGAGGCGTCCGGGGCGTGGATCGCGCTGCACCCGGCGGACGCCGCCCTGCTGCGTGACCATCCGACCGATCCGATGGAGCTGTTCGAGGCCGCGAACGCGGGGATGCTGCGGGCCGGCGCGCCCGCCGACGCCCTGCGGGACTTCACCGTCGACATGCTGCCGCCCGGCCCGCTGCCCGCGCTGCCGCAGCCGGACATCCTGCTCGAGGACGGGGACCGCCCGGACGTGCCCGGCTGGGACCTGCGCGCGGTCTGGACACCCGGCCACTCCCCGGGCCATCTGTGCTTCTGGGAGCCGGCCAACCGCCTGCTGCTCTCCGGTGACCACGTGCTGCCGCGGATCACGCCGAACATCCCGTTCGAGCCGCGGGCCACGGACGACCCGCTGGGCGACTACCTGCGCTCGCTGGACAAGGTCGACACCCTGCCCGCGGAGGGCACGCTGCCGGCGCACGAGTACCGCTTCGAAGGCCTGTCGTCCCGGCTGGCCGAGCTGCGCCTGCACCACGAGCACCGGTTCGCCGAGGTGACCGCCGCGCTGCGCCCCGGCGCGACCACCGCCTGGGAGGTCGCCCGGCTCATGACGTGGTCGCGGCCGTGGGACGAGATCGGGGGCTTCATGAAGCGCAGCGCCGTCTCCGAGGCGCTCGCGCATCTGCGGGCGCTCGAACGGCGCGGGCTTGTGCGCGAGCGGCCCGGGGAACCTCCCACCTGGCGGCTCACCGGGCCCTGATCGGACGTCCGCCGGCGGCGGTCATCGCGGCTGCGGCGATTGGGTGAACTGTGTACGATGCGTGACTGTGACGACGCAGGCTCCGGCTGCCGTCCGGTCCGTTCGCCAGTTTCTCGCTGTCGGCGCGGGCTCGCGGTTCGTCGGAGTCCTCGCGGTGCTGATCGGGGCGCTCCTGCTCGCCGGGGCGGTGAGCCGCGCGGTGGTCGCCCAGCGCCTCGACGCCACGGAGAGCCTCCAGAAGCGGTCCGCCGCCGCGCTGATCATCGCCGAGCGGCTGCGGGCCGCTCTCGCCCAGGCGGACGCGACCGCCGCGGCCAACGTCTTCGCCTGGGCCGATCTCGTGCCGTCCCGCCCGTCGTCGCCCGCGGAGCGCCGCGCGGACTACGACCGGGTGAAGGCCAGCGGCTTCTACACCGGTGACCACAGCGGGGACGCCACCGTCACCGGGCCCACGAGTGACGACGCGGCTTCCGGCGGGGCCGCCGCTTCCCGCGGGACCGCGCCGGCGGCCCCCAACGAGTACAGCGCCGCGGTGCGTTCGGCGACGACGGCGCTGCTCGACCTGCGGGAGGTCGACCCGGGGGAGTGCGGGCCGGCCCGAGCACCGGGTTCTCCCGCGGCCGCCACGCACTGCGCGATGAGCCGGATCGCCACCCTGATCCCCGAGTACGTGGGCCTGGTCGCCGAGGCGTCCGCGAACACCCGGGCGGGAAACACCGTCGGCGGCTCCTACCAGCGTCTGGCGTCCGACCTGATGGCGACGAGCATCCTCGGCCAGACGAACCTGCTGGTCACCGCCTACGGCGACCGGGTGGACGCCGACTACCGCCGGGCGACCGGTGGCCACGGTGAGGACCTGCTGCTCCTCGTGCTGGCCTTCGCGCTGGTCGCCCTCGTGGGCGCGCAGGTGTACGTGCACCGCCGCACGCGGCGGATCCTCAACGCCGGCCTGCTCGCCGCGACCGGCGCGCTCGGCGCGCTCGCGGTGGCCTGCCTGTTCCTGCTCGGCGGGCAGCAGAGCCGGCTGTCCGCCGCCCAGCGGGGCGACTTCGTGCCGATGACCCTGCTGGCCGCCTCGCGCACCCTCGCCCTTGAGGCGCGGACCTGCGAGTACCTGTCCCTGGCGTCGCTGGGCAACGGCGGCGGCGCCGACGCGTGCTTCCAGCGCGCGGTCGCCGGCCTCGGCTACGGCCTGGACGGCCGCCCCACCCCGAGGGGGGGCGCACTCTCGGCCGCCCTGGCCGAGCTTCCCGCCGAGCGGGCCGGGCTGACGGCCGAGTTCTCCGCCTGGTTGCGGGAGCGCGGCGAGGTCGTCGCGACCCTGCGGCGCCCGCCGCGTCCGACCGGTGACGCCGCCGGCAGCCCGGACGTCTTCGACGACGTGGTCGGCATGACCCTGCGCTCGGAGCACTTCGACCGGTTCATCACCCAGGTGGACGGGCTGGTGAACGGCCATCTCGGCGGCTTCGACACCGACGTGGACGCCGCGTCCGCCGACGTCCGCCTGCTCGCCGCGATCCTGCCGGTCGCTCTGCTCACCGCGGCGTCCTGCTGCGTGATCGGGATCGGCGTCCGGGTCCGGGAGTACCTGTGACCAGGCGCCGCCGGCCCGGCTCTCGCGCCCGGGTGACCGCCGCGCTCGCCGCGCTCGGGATCGGGCTGGGGCTCGCCGCGCTGCCGGGCTGCGCGACGACCGGCAGCCCGCTGCCCCGTCAGGCCCGGCCGCTGCCACCCGCCGACGGCGTCGCCGCCCCGGCCCGTACCGAGGCATCCGCCGGCACCGCGGGGCCGTCGGCGTCGCCGGGTCCGTCGGCGCCGGCCTGCGTCGCCCGCGCGAGCATGCCCCCGCTCGCCACGCTGCCGCCGCCGGGAGCGCGCGGGTCGCGGATCGAGGCGATCCGGCGCTACGGCTACCTACGCGTCGGGGTGACCACGGTGGCCCCGCCGTTCGGGTCGATGAACTGGCACACCATGGAGGTGGAGGGTTTCGACCCGGCCATCGCCCGCGAGATCGCCCGGGTCATCCTCGGCGATCCCGACCTGGTCCAGATCCGCGCCGTCGACACGCGGGACCGGGAGTCGCTGCTCGCCGACGGCACCGTCGACATCGTCGCCGGCACGATGACGATGACCTGCCTCCGCAAGGAACGGGTCCGTTTCTCCGGGGTCTACTACGAGGCCGCGATGCGCATCCTGGTAACGGCCGGCGCGGGCCTGCGCACCGTCGCCGACCTGGCCGGGCGGCCGGTCTGCTCCTCGCAGGGGAGCACCTCGTTCGAGAAGATCGCGAACCTGGTGCGCGGGCCCGGCCGGCCGATCGCGGTGAACCGGGTGGGGATCGTGGACTGCCTGGCCGCGCTCCAGCGCGGTGAGGTGGACGCGGTGGCCACCGACGACACGATCCTCGCCGGGATGCGCGCCGAGGACGCCACCGTCACCGTCCTGGGCCCGGAGGCGTTCGACGGCGTGCTGGGCCCGGCCGGCCGGGCCGTCCTCGACGAGCCGTACGGCGTGGCGATCGCCCGCACCGATCTCGGGCCGGGCCTCTCCCCGGCCGAGGCCGCGGCGAACCGGGCCGCCGACGACGACTTCGTCGCCTTCGTCAACCGGGTGCTGCTCGACCTGATGACCGGCCCGACCTGGAACACGCTCTACAACCGCTATCTGCGCGACGTCCTGCGGGTGCCGGGCGTGCCCCCGAACGTCATCCAGCCGAACTGGCCGGACGGCGTGCTCGTCCCGGGCGGCGGATCGTGATCCGGGTCCAGGCACCGGCGCACGCCCAGTCGCCGTCGCGCGGCGGGAGAGGGCGCCCGGCCGGGATCGGCTGACTGCCCGCTGGCCCCGCCGATCACCAGAGGGTCCGCGGGCGGATCCGGTTCGCCGCGTCGACGTAGTGGATGCGCTCGCGGCGGTCACCGGCGAGCCGGGCGATGTCCCGGTACGCCGCCTCAAGCCCCAGCCGCAGCTCGCGGGGGACCAGCCTGCGCCCGAACACCCTCGTCGGCCCGGTCCCGGACGACTCCGACTGCGGCTCCGGCACCGGTGCGCCGGTGCCGACCAGGCACAGCGCGGCGGCGAGGATGTCCAGCCGCAGCTCGGCGCGGCGCCGCCGGTCGAGACCGAGCCGCGGCCGGGAGCTCTCGAGGATCGCCTCGGCGCTGCGCAGGTCGTCCAGGGACACCACGGGTGGAACCGGGCCGGTCTGCTCGGGCCGCAGGTGCGAGCCGACGAGCACCCCGATCATCCGCACCCGGGCGGCCGTGTAGGCGTGCGTGGACGCCGGCACCCGCCGATAGGCGTCGAGCTTGCCGTCCCGGTCGTCGAGGCAACGGGCCAGCCCGAACGCGGCGCTGGTGATCGCCGGGTCGACCTGGCTGACGACGTCGAACAGCTCGGCGGCGCGGCCCCGGTCACCGGCGGCGGCACTGGCGGTCGCGACGGCGAGCCGCGGCGCCAGCTCGCCGGGCATGCGCGCGTAGATCCTCTCGAACGCCGCGGCGGCCTGCTCCGCCCGCCCGGCCGCCAGGTCGAGCAGGCCCTGGCACCAGATCACCCGCCATTCCAGCGGGTAGGCCGCGGCCAGTTCCCGCACCGTCAGCTGGGCCTGCTCGGTGTGGCCGGCGCGCATCTGGGCCCGGGCCAGCGCCAGCCGGGTCTGCCGGGTCGGCCGCGCGACCTCCGCGAGCCGGTCGGCCAGCGCGGCCGGGTCCTCCCCCAGGGTGGTCGCGAGCACCCGGGCCTGCGGGTCGTCCGCGTCGATGCGCAGGTCGGGCAGGATCTCCCAGACCGTCGGTGGCTCGTCGTCCTCGCCGTGCCCGCCGTCGTCGGGTTCCCCCGTCGGATGCAGCTCCGGCTCGAACCAGCGGCTGGCCAGCGGGGGGACGTTCCCCTCGGTGCGCGAGACGATCTCGTAGAGCACGCCGGTGAGCTCCTCGGCGAACTCGGCAACGGTCGCGAACCGGTCGGCCGGGTCGCTCGCCGTGCCCCGGCGCAGCAGGTGGTCGAGGGACTCGAAGTCGAGCAGTGGCGCGTGTCCGTCCCGCGGTGGCAGGCCGTGCCGGTGGACGTCCAGGAAGCCCGGGAACCGACCGAGGACGAGTCGGGCCAGCGTGCGGGCGGCGGCGAAGACGTCCGAGGCGACGGTCGGCACGCTGTGCCGGGTCACCTCCGCCGGGCGGAACTCGCCGTCCTCCAGCTCCGGGGCGCGGTACCCGGGCGTCGACAGGAAGCTGGAGAACTGGTCGTCGAGGCGCCGCGCGCCACCGAGGTCGATCAGCGTGACCTGCTCGGTGCTGACCATGATGTTGTCCGGTTTGAGGTCGCAGTACGCCAGCCCGCGCCGGTGCAGATGGCTCAGCGCGGGCAGCAGCCGCAGCAGGTACCGGATGGCGTCCGCGGGTGGCAGCGGCAGCGGCCGGCCGTCCGGGCCGGGCGGCTGGGTCTCGGCCAGCCGGGACAGCGACACCCCCGGGACGTACTCCATGACGATGTAGTCCTCGCCCCGGTGCGAGACGTAGTCACGGATCTTCACGATGTTCGGGTGGTTGACGGAGATCAGCATCCGCCGTTCCACCTCGGCTATCCGCCGCGCCTCCGGGTTCGCCACGTCGAGCAGGCCCTTGAGCACCACCCAGGCCTGGATGTCGTCGTCACCCAGATTGTCGTTCGTCGCCGCGTACACCCAGCCCATCCCGCCGTGGCCGATCGCGCCGTGCACGGTGTACTGCTGCCCGACGTGATCGCCGGCGACG encodes:
- a CDS encoding tetratricopeptide repeat protein; the protein is MGRAAGDWQPAGWNVPRRDPFFVGRGALLRRLHRELHPRGAGRAAGPGRDADRGRAVGLVSARGAAGMGVSRLAVEYAHRHAGDYGLVWWVAADTPERAESCLAELAAVVAPPAAGPRAAVLRRLWAELGQRSDWLLIYDGVGDPRALAVVAPPDSGRLLVTSRGPAVATLTPVLIEVGDLSRDESVLLLRQHHRGISPPAAAALAGALADVPCAVALAGRHLAVTGQPVADYLALLGRAAVTDPRAVTDPVAAAVAASRTRLDGVDPGPAALLDQLAFLAAEPLALTRAPAGTAAAAGRLDRLGLADWDGATIRVPGHIQALVRARLAGGRRAAALLGAQQLLVRADRAGRDPVDPASWPALAPLASHVRALTTRGAEERNAEEENAEECPEFRRLVLRTARYLAASARYEAGEHLAHRARLRWCRQLGPDHPDTLAAADLEAAIRADGFADYDTARALLGDVHARRARVLGGQHRDTLHSAWNLARAAADSGDHDESARLLRDTLDRQRAVFGPDDRDTLRSAHSLGHALTRLGEYGAAHDLLAETLARRGRTSGAAHPDTVWTAAVLGVALRGLGRGAHARDLHARALAGARARLGDEHPLTLFAALHLALDLAALGAADAGRDLFTELIGWDVVGWRDDPPAGPRAWITRWAQSHREDIRGLWSTQDSQRC
- a CDS encoding WD40 repeat domain-containing serine/threonine protein kinase yields the protein MIIDRGRVAAALPGYALGAELGSGAFGLVLAGEHRRMRRPVAIKVMRANGLDDLAVTFDSEARALGGLDHPHIVRAYDYLEVHGLCLVIMELLPGGTLTHRRATLNPQQSCAVALAVAAALDHAHTRGILHRDIKPDNILFAADGTVKVTDFGVAKIFEGSAASASGLAGTPQYMAPEQIMAGHLGPATDLYALGIVLYQLLTGYPPFNPQQPVQALWHQHLNSPPPPPAGVPDPVAQVVLRSLAKNPTDRSASAAAFAAELAQAVTDAYGPGWAGRTGLPLHLPDPGRRALHLPPPAAITPPRSGAGSESTLPTDAPSVLLSPPAPRRGLRRLLAAGAATLTLAIITTLLLVITSAHHPPATLSATPSTTPSTTPSAGPRSEPSAIDPQPLGQPFTGHTGGVWAMAFSSDGRTLATASGDRTARLWNITDPAHPQALGQPLTGHTDGVTWLAISPDGRTLATTSLDDTARLWNITDPAHPQALGQPLTGHTDDVNSVAFSPDGRTLATGATDSTARLWNITDPAHPQALGQPLGHPGGVCSVAFSPDGRTLATGATDSTARLWNITDPAHPQALGQPLTGHLDVVNSVAFSPDGRTLATASVDDTARLWNIIDPAHPEALGQPLTGHTADVWTVAFSPDGRTLATASSDKTARLWNITDPAHPQALGQPLTGHTAEVYLALFSPDGRTLATASNDKTVRLWKIR
- a CDS encoding MBL fold metallo-hydrolase: MTAVARRPGVGLPPVEQLRPGLWSIPVPLPTSGLSHVFVYLFETDHGAYVIDSGWDTDAAFAAVEAGLAIAGYQVTDLRGIMPTHMHPDHYGLAGRLREASGAWIALHPADAALLRDHPTDPMELFEAANAGMLRAGAPADALRDFTVDMLPPGPLPALPQPDILLEDGDRPDVPGWDLRAVWTPGHSPGHLCFWEPANRLLLSGDHVLPRITPNIPFEPRATDDPLGDYLRSLDKVDTLPAEGTLPAHEYRFEGLSSRLAELRLHHEHRFAEVTAALRPGATTAWEVARLMTWSRPWDEIGGFMKRSAVSEALAHLRALERRGLVRERPGEPPTWRLTGP
- a CDS encoding transporter substrate-binding domain-containing protein, with the protein product MTRRRRPGSRARVTAALAALGIGLGLAALPGCATTGSPLPRQARPLPPADGVAAPARTEASAGTAGPSASPGPSAPACVARASMPPLATLPPPGARGSRIEAIRRYGYLRVGVTTVAPPFGSMNWHTMEVEGFDPAIAREIARVILGDPDLVQIRAVDTRDRESLLADGTVDIVAGTMTMTCLRKERVRFSGVYYEAAMRILVTAGAGLRTVADLAGRPVCSSQGSTSFEKIANLVRGPGRPIAVNRVGIVDCLAALQRGEVDAVATDDTILAGMRAEDATVTVLGPEAFDGVLGPAGRAVLDEPYGVAIARTDLGPGLSPAEAAANRAADDDFVAFVNRVLLDLMTGPTWNTLYNRYLRDVLRVPGVPPNVIQPNWPDGVLVPGGGS
- a CDS encoding serine/threonine-protein kinase, yielding MSEPTGVACVRPGCVGGVIMTSGFCNRCGAPGPESETETESGPVPVPIPAQAAPPEREAEQDPEREAGQASERGTGREPDTADPVLVPTQPISVSRPAAKDRDPLRLPVRRDVVVANRPVLLSSPNVPNNLRECAACGTRVARPGPDGAVELEGVCPRCRQPYSFTVKLVAGDHVGQQYTVHGAIGHGGMGWVYAATNDNLGDDDIQAWVVLKGLLDVANPEARRIAEVERRMLISVNHPNIVKIRDYVSHRGEDYIVMEYVPGVSLSRLAETQPPGPDGRPLPLPPADAIRYLLRLLPALSHLHRRGLAYCDLKPDNIMVSTEQVTLIDLGGARRLDDQFSSFLSTPGYRAPELEDGEFRPAEVTRHSVPTVASDVFAAARTLARLVLGRFPGFLDVHRHGLPPRDGHAPLLDFESLDHLLRRGTASDPADRFATVAEFAEELTGVLYEIVSRTEGNVPPLASRWFEPELHPTGEPDDGGHGEDDEPPTVWEILPDLRIDADDPQARVLATTLGEDPAALADRLAEVARPTRQTRLALARAQMRAGHTEQAQLTVRELAAAYPLEWRVIWCQGLLDLAAGRAEQAAAAFERIYARMPGELAPRLAVATASAAAGDRGRAAELFDVVSQVDPAITSAAFGLARCLDDRDGKLDAYRRVPASTHAYTAARVRMIGVLVGSHLRPEQTGPVPPVVSLDDLRSAEAILESSRPRLGLDRRRRAELRLDILAAALCLVGTGAPVPEPQSESSGTGPTRVFGRRLVPRELRLGLEAAYRDIARLAGDRRERIHYVDAANRIRPRTLW